A single Danio aesculapii chromosome 19, fDanAes4.1, whole genome shotgun sequence DNA region contains:
- the vps45 gene encoding vacuolar protein sorting-associated protein 45, with translation MNVTLAVKQYISKMIESSGPGMKVLLMDKETTSIVSVVYTQSEILQKEVYLFERIDSQNRDNMKHLKAICFLRPTKENVEHLIQELRRPKYSVYFIYFSNVISKSEVKALAEADEQEVVAEVQEFYGDFIAVNPHLFSLNLQGVSRGRSWEPSVLPRVTQGLTSVLLSLKKCPMIRYQLSSDMSKRLAESVKQIITKEYELFDFRKTEVPPLLLILDRSDDAITPLLNQWTYQAMVHELLGLNNNRIDLSRVPGISKDLREVVLSAENDEFYANNLYLNFGEIGTNIKNLMEDFQKKKPKDQQKLESISDMKAFVENYPQFKKMSGTVSKHVTVVGELSRLVSERQLMEVSEVEQELACQNDHSNAQQMLRRLLQSPRLSEIDAVRLVMLYALRYEKHSSSILPSLMEELSRKGVSERHRKMVHAVVEYGGKRIRGSDLITPTDAVSITKQFFKGLKGVENVYTQHQPLLHDTLDQLIKGRLKDSQFPYLGPSSLRDRPQDIIVFIIGGATYEEALTVYNLNRTMPGVRIVLGGTHIHNTKSFLEEVMLSVGSGGDRSQSGGRQMSRR, from the exons ACCAGTATAGTGAGCGTGGTCTACACACAGTCTGAGATCCTGCAGAAGGAAGTTTACCTTTTTGAGCGCATTGACTCACAAAACCGAGACAACATGAAGCATCTTAAGGCGATATGCTTTCTCCGACCAACCAAG GAGAACGTAGAGCACCTGATTCAAGAGCTTCGGCGGCCCAAATACAGCGTCTATTTCATCT ATTTCAGTAACGTGATCAGTAAGAGTGAAGTAAAGGCTTTGGCTGAGGCAGATGAACAGGAAGTTGTTGCGGAAGTGCAG GAATTCtatggagatttcattgcagtgAACCCTCATCTTTTCTCTCTAAACCTTCAAGGAGTTTCCAGG GGTCGCAGTTGGGAGCCCAGTGTTCTTCCTCGTGTCACTCAGGGTTTGACATCAGTTCTGTTGTCCCTGAAGAAATGCCCCATGATTCGCTACCAGCTCTCGTCTGACATGTCCAAAAGACTGGCAGAGAGCGTCAAA caaatCATTACTAAGGAGTATGAACTGTTTGACTTCAGGAAAACAGAAGTGCCTCCTCTTCTGCTGATTTTGGACAGAAGCGATGATGCTATCACTCCTCTTCTCAATCAG TGGACGTATCAGGCCATGGTTCATGAGCTGCTGGGCCTCAATAACAATCGCATAGACCTGTCCAGAGTGCCTGGAATCAGTAAGGACTTGCGAGAGGTGGTCTTGTCTGCTGAAAATGATGAGTTTTATGCAAAT AACTTGTACCTGAATTTTGGTGAGATTGGAACAAATATCAAGAACCTAATGGAGGATTTCCAGAAGAAAAAGCCCAAGGACCAACAGAAGTTAGAGTCTATATCTGACATGAAG GCTTTTGTAGAAAACTACCCCCAGTTTAAGAAGATGTCAGGCACCGTCTCGAAGCATGTGACCGTGGTCGGTGAGCTGTCTCGTCTGGTCAGCGAACGGCAGCTGATGGAGGTGTCGGAGGTGGAGCAGGAGCTGGCCTGTCAGAATGACCACTCCAATGCACAACAG atgCTCAGGCGTCTTTTGCAAAGCCCTCGTCTTTCTGAAATTGATGCTGTGCGGCTGGTGATGCTGTATGCGCTTCGCTATGAGAAACACAGCAGCAGTATTTTACCCAGCCTTATGGAGGAGCTCAGCCGCAAGGGAGTGTCTGAGAGACACCGCAAG ATGGTACACGCTGTGGTGGAATATGGTGGAAAACGAATCAGAGGAAGTGACCTCATCACTCCCACAGATGCGGTTTCCATTACCAagcagtttttcaaaggacttaaG ggaGTTGAGAATGTGTACACACAGCATCAGCCGCTTCTTCACGACACACTGGATCAGCTGATCAAGGGTCGTTTGAAGGACAGCCAGTTCCCATACCTTGGGCCAAGTTCACTGAGAGACAG ACCTCAGGACATTATCGTCTTCATCATTGGCGGAGCCACTTACGAGGAGGCTTTGACTGTTTACAACCTGAACCGCACAATGCCAGGCGTCCGCATCGTACTCGGgggcacacacattcacaacacTAAGAG TTTCCTGGAGGAAGTGATGCTGTCTGTGGGTTCTGGTGGTGACCGGTCTCAAAGCGGAGGCCGTCAGATGAGCCGGCGCTGA